One Festucalex cinctus isolate MCC-2025b chromosome 1, RoL_Fcin_1.0, whole genome shotgun sequence genomic region harbors:
- the LOC144006473 gene encoding uncharacterized protein LOC144006473: protein MFARTTPKYEEELFGVKEESEEHLQLLGDVSIQPRVVLPRADDGEKYLCPEQQELKSPHVKEEEEEHAYIKEEEKPVRVKEEEVEDDVTKSPLTFAPLKSEDDDNSEREEDGGAEPPSSSSTLQHMKTEDDADQWGPPQGQSDDISSQSSDTDTDDDDDDDDEYAIGDHADNCCKCPQCGKTFSSKGYLKVHLRKHTGEKPFACPDCGKSFFAKSHLTKHTRTHTGEKPFVCPDCGKSFSVKSHLTTHTRTHTGVKPYSCSDCGKSFFHNSQLIIHTRTHTGEKPFSCSDCGKSFSKKSHLTRHTRTHTGEKPFACTDCGRSFTANSYLTIHKRTHTGEKPFSCTDCGKSFKANLYLTIHKRTHTGEKPYSCSDCGKSCSSKSDLTKHKKTHAGKKAFIIDNSNFPRMNENTASKGKDVTRRQEEIKCDFGSHYCAKMDARTTPTYEEELFGVKEENEQRLQQLDDVCEQPRIVIHTTDVGEKYLRPERQELKSPHVKEEEEEHAYIKEEEEPLRVKEEEVEDDVTKSPLTFVDLKSEDNDVGEKYLRPEQQELKSPHVKEEEEEHAYIKEEEKLDRVKEEEVEDDVPKSPLTFVALKSDDNGEHEEDRGAEPQSSSSTQYMKTGGDADQWGPTQAQSDDTRSQSADTDDDDDEYAKRNHSDNNRCKCSQCGKTFSSKGNLNVHLRKHTGEKPFSCSYCGKSFSHKGSFTSHTKTHTGEKPFSCSDCGKSFSQQSHLTTHTRTHSGEKPFSCTDCGKSFSHKSTLIVHTRTHTGEKPFSCPDCGKRFSHRFSFIVHTRTHTGEKPFDSPDCGKSFCAREILKIHTGTHAGEKPFACPECGKNFATKGNLKTHTQTHTGEKPFSCLDCGRSFSEKGKLTRHKRTHTGEKPFTCPDCGKRFSQQSHLTSHTRTHSGEKPFSCPYCGKGFSHKGNLTSHTRRHAGKEPFSCSICDQRFSCKKLAERHECAGDNGSDLCAKMDARTTPTCEEDLFGVKEEDEQHLEQLDDVGEEPRIVLHTADVGEIYLRPEQQELKSPHVKKEEQEHAYIKEEEKPVCVKKEEVENDVNQSPLTFAPLKSEDDDNGECEEDRGAEPPSSISTPKHMKTESDADHWGPTQAQSDDKSSQSSDTDDDDDEKTFSSKGNLKVHLRKHTGEKPFACLDCGKCFYEKGNLKIHTRTHTGEKPFSCSDCGKSFSQQSHLTNHSRTHTGEKHFACPDCGKHFSNKSHLTKHTKTHTGVKPFACPDCSKSFYGSGNLKIHSRTHTGEKPFSCSDCGKSFSDHGHLMRHKRTHTGEKPFSCSDCGKSFSDHGHLTRHKRTHTGEKHFACPDCGKRFSNNSDLKNHTRTHTGEKPFGCPHCGKRFSNKSDLTKHTRTHTGEKPFACSDCGKRFSEKKVLTIHKRSHSGEKPFSCSDCGKSFSHKSSLTRHAAKKPFSCHVCAKRFSCKKLSERHECAGDNRTKRNTLTRRPEEIKCDFGSHYCAKMDARTTPKYEEDLFGVKEENEQHLEQLDDVCEQPRIVLHAAEVGEKYLRSEQQELKPPHFKEEEEHPYITEEEKPLRVKEEEVEDDVTKSPLTFAPLKSEDDDTSEREEDRWAEPPSSSSNPQHMKTEGDARSQSVDTDDDDDDDDEYAKGDHTHNHLCKCSLCGKTFSSKGYLKVHLRKHTGEKPFSCSDCGKSFSQQSHLTTHTRTHTGDKPFACPDCGKPFTHQSHLTIHTRTHTGDKPFSCSDCGKSFSQQSNLTSHTRTHTGEKHFSCSHCGKSFYDRVNLKIHTRTHTGEKPFSCSECGKSFSDHGNFTRHKRTHAGEKPYSCSDCGKSFSQKSHLTRHTSTHTGEKPFACPECGKRFYDKKHLMSHKRTHTGEKPFSCSDCGKSFSNKGNLTSHTRTHTGVKPFACPDCGKSFYDKKRLKIHTQTHTGEKPVPCPDCGKRFSYTSDLTKHTRTHTGEKPFSCPDCGKSFSDKGNFKKHTRTHTGEKPFSCSDCGKSFSSKGNLTIHTRTHTGEKPFACPDCGKSFYDKKRLKIHTQTHVGEKPVACPDCGKRFSYKSDLTKHTRTHTGEKPFSCPDCGKSFSDKGNLIKHTRRHTGQLLC from the exons ATGTTTGCTAGAACGACACCGAAGTACGAGGAGGAACTTTTTGGAGTAAAAGAAGAGAGTGAGGAACATCTTCAACTGCTGGGCGATGTTAGCATTCAGCCTCGTGTTGTACTACCCAGAGCAG ACGATGGTGAAAAATATCTTTGTCCTGAGCAGCAGGAACTGAAGTCTCCacatgttaaagaggaggaggaagaacatgcttacattaaagaggaggaaaagcccgttcgtgtcaaagaggaggaggttgaggatgatgtcaccaagtcaccactgACCTTTGCTCCTTTAAAGAGCGAAGATGACGATAACAGTGAGCGTGAAGAGGAtggaggggcggagcctccaagcagcagctcaactcTTCAACACATGAAGACGGAAGATGATGCAGACCAGTGGGGACCACCGCAAGGacaaagtgatgacataagttCGCAGTCTTCTGACACTgacactgatgatgatgatgatgatgatgatgaatacgCTATAGGTGATCATGCTGACAACTGCTGCAAATGTCCtcagtgtgggaaaacattcAGTTCAAAAGGGTATTTGAAAGTTCACTTGAGaaaacacactggagaaaaaccttttgcctgcccagactgtggcaaaagcttctttgcgaagtcacatttaacaaaacacacaagaacacacactggagagaaaccttttgtctgcccagactgtggcaaaagcttctctgttaagtcacatttaacaacacacacaagaacacacactggagtcAAACCTTATTCCTGCTcggactgtggcaaaagctttttTCACAATTCACAATTAATAATCCATACAaggacacacactggagaaaaacctttttcctgctcagactgcggcaaaagcttctctaagaagtcacatttaacaagacacacaagaacacacactggagagaaaccttttgcctgtacAGACTGCGGCAGAAGCTTCACCGCCAATTCATACTTGACAAtacacaaaagaacacacactggagaaaaacctttttcctgcacagactgtggcaaaagcttcaaggccaatttatatttaacaatacacaaaagaacacacactggagaaaaaccttattcctgctcagattgtggcaaaagctgcTCTAGTAAATCAGatttaacaaaacacaaaaaaacacacgctGGGAAGAAAGCATTTATCATTGACAACAGTAATTTTCCCAGAATGAATGAAAATA ccgctaGCAAAGGGAAAGACGTAACACGTCGTCAAGAAGAGATCAAGTGTGACTTTGGTTcacattattgtgccaaaatggaTGCGAGAACGACACCAACGTACGAGGAGGAACTATTTGGAGTAAAAGAAGAAAACGAGCAACGTCTTCAACAGCTGGACGATGTTTgcgagcagcctcgaattgtgATACACACAACAG acgttggtgaaaaatatcttcgtcctgagcGGCAGGAACTGAAGTCTCCtcatgttaaagaggaggaggaagagcatgcttacattaaagaggaggaagagccccttcgtgtcaaagaggaggaggttgaggatgatgtcaccaagtcaccactgacctttgttgatttaaagagtgaagataaCG acgttggtgaaaaatatcttcgtcctgagcagcaggaactgaagtctcctcatgttaaagaggaggaggaagagcatgcttacattaaagaggaggaaaagcTCGATCGTGTCAAAgaagaggaggttgaggatgatgtcCCCAAGTCACCACTGACCTTTGTTGCTTTAAAGAGTGACGATAACGGTGAGCATGAGGAggacagaggggcggagccccaaagcagcagctcaactcaATACATGAAGACAGGAGGTGATGCAGACCAGTGGGGACCAACACAAGCACAAAGTGATGACACAAGGTCACAGTCTGCTGAcactgacgacgacgatgatgaataCGCTAAACGTAACCATTCTGACAACAACCGCtgcaaatgttctcagtgtgggaaaacattcAGTTCAAAAGGGAATTTGAATGTTCATTTGAGaaaacacactggagaaaaaccattTTCCTGCTCatactgtggcaaaagcttctctcacaaGGGAAGTTTCACAagccacacaaaaacacacactggagagaaacctttttcctgctcagactgtggcaaaagcttctctcagcagtcacatttaacaacccacacaagaacacacagtggagaaaaacctttttcctgcacagattgtggcaaaagcttctctcataaGTCTACTTTAATAGTCCATacgagaacacacactggagaaaaacctttttcctgcccagactgtggcaaacgcTTCTCTCATAGGTTTAGTTTTATCGTCCATacgagaacacacactggagaaaaaccttttgactctccagactgtggcaaaagcttctgtgCCAGggaaattttaaaaatacacacaggaacacacgctggagagaaaccttttgcctgcccagagtGTGGCAAAAACTTTGCTACCAAgggaaatttaaaaacacacacacaaacacacactggagagaaacctttttcttgcttagACTGTGGCAGAAGCTTCTCTGAGAAGGGAAAATTAACGAgacacaaaagaacacacactggagaaaaaccttttacttgcccagactgtggcaaaagattctctcagcagtcacatttaacaagccacacaagaacacacagtggagaaaaacctttttcctgcccatACTGTGGCAAAGGCTTCTCTCACAAGGGGaatttaacaagccacacaagaagACACGCTGGGAAGGAACCGTTCAGTTGCAGTATTTGTGAtcaaagattctcttgtaaaaagcttgctgagagacacgagtgtgctggtgacaATGGCAGCgatcttt gtgccaaaatggaTGCGAGAACGACACCAACGTGCGAGGAGGACCTCTTTGGAGTAAAAGAAGAGGACGAGCAACATCTTGAACAGCTGGATGATGTTGGCGAGgagcctcgaattgtgctacacacagcag atgtTGGCGAAATATATCTTCGTCCTGAGCAGCAGGAACTGAAGTCTCCtcatgttaaaaaggaggaGCAAGAGCATGcttacattaaagaggaggaaaagccaGTTTGtgtcaaaaaggaggaggttgagAATGATGTCAATCAGTCACCACTGACCtttgcccctttaaagagtgaagatgacgaTAACGGCGAGTGTGAGGAggacagaggggcggagcctccaagcaGCATCTCAACTCCTAAACACATGAAgacagaaagtgatgcagaccatTGGGGACCAACACAAGcacaaagtgatgacaaaagttCACAGTCTTCTgacactgatgatgatgatgatgagaaaacattcagttcaaaagggaatttgaaagttcacttgagaaaacacactggagaaaaaccttttgcctgcctagACTGTGGCAAATGCTTCTATGAGAagggaaatttaaaaatacacacaagaacacacactggagagaaacccttTTCCTGCTcggactgtggcaaaagcttctctcagcagTCACATTTGACAAACcactcaagaacacacactggagaaaaacattttgcctgcccagactgtggcaaacaCTTCTCTaataagtcacatttaacaaaacatacaaaaacacacactggggtgaaaccttttgcctgtccAGACTGTAGCAAAAGCTTCTAtggcagtggaaatttaaaaatacactcacgaacgcacactggagagaaacctttttcctgctcagactgtggcaaaagcttctctgaccaTGGACATTTAATGAgacacaaaagaacacacaccggagagaaacctttttcctgctcagactgtggcaagaGCTTCTCTGACCATGGACATTTAACGAgacacaaaagaacacacactggtgaaaaacattttgcctgcccagactgtggcaagcGCTTCTCTAATAActcagatttaaaaaatcacacaagaacacacactggagaaaaaccttttggttGCCCCCACTGTGGCAAACGCTTCTCTaataagtcagatttaacaaaacacacaagaacacacactggggagaaaccttttgcttgctcagacTGCGGCAAACGCTTCTccgaaaaaaaagttttaacaaTACACAAAAGAtcacacagtggagaaaaacctttttcctgctcagactgtggcaaaagcttctctcacaaGTCAAGTTTAACAAGACACGCTGCGAAGAAACCATTCAGTTGCCATGTTTgtgctaaaagattctcttgtaaaaagctttctgagagacacgagtgtgctggtgacaATCGCA CAAAGAGAAACACATTAACACGTCGTCCAGAAGAGATCAAGTGTGACTTTGGTTcacattattgtgccaaaatggaTGCGAGAACGACGCCAAAGTACGAGGAGGACCTCTTTGGAGtaaaagaagagaacgagcaacatcTTGAACAGCTGGACGATGTTTgcgagcagcctcgaattgtgctacacgcagcag aggttggtgaaaaatatcttcGTTCTGAGCAGCAGGAACTGAAGCCTCCTCAttttaaagaggaggaagaacatccttacattACAGAGGAGGAAAAGCCCCTTCGTGTCAAAgaagaggaggttgaggatgatgtcacgaagtcaccactgacctttgcccctttaaagagtgaagatgacgaTACCAGTGAGCGTGAGGAGGACAgatgggcggagcctccaagcagcagctcaaatCCTCAACACATGAAGACAGAAGGTGATGCAAGGTCACAGTCTGTTGAcactgacgatgatgatgatgatgatgatgaatatgCTAAAGGTGATCATACTCACAACCACCTCTGCAAATGTTCTCTGTGTGGGAAAACATTCAGTTCAAAAGGGTATTTGAAAGTTCACTTGAGaaaacacactggagagaaacctttttcctgctcagactgtggcaaaagcttctctcagcagtcacatttaacaacccacacaagaacacacactggagataaaccttttgcctgcccagactgtggcaaaccCTTCACTCatcagtcacatttaacaatccacacaagaacacacactggagataaacctttttcctgctcagactgcGGCAAAAGCTTTTCTCagcagtcaaatttaacaagtcacacaagaacgcacactggagaaaaacatttttcctgctcacattgtggcaaaagcttctatgATAgggtaaatttaaaaatacacacaagaacgcacactggagagaaacctttttcctgctcagaatgtggcaaaagcttctctgatcACGGAAATTTCACGAGACACAAAAGAACACACGCCGGAGAGAAACCTtattcctgctcagactgtggcaaaagcttctctcagaagtcccatttaacaagacacacaagcacacacactggagaaaagccttttgcctgcccagagtGCGGTAAACGCTTCTATGACAAGAAACATTTAATGAGTCACAaaagaacgcacactggagagaaacctttttcctgctcagactgtggcaaaagcttctctaacAAGGGAAATTTAACAagtcacacaagaacacacactggagtaaaaccttttgcctgcccagactgtggcaaaagcttctatgACAAGAAgcgtttaaaaatacacacacaaacacacactggagagaaacctgttccttgcccagactgtggcaaacgcTTCTCTTATACgtcagatttaacaaaacacacaagaacacacactggagaaaaacctttttcctgcccagactgtggcaaaagcttctccgaCAAgggaaattttaaaaaacacacaagaacacacactggagagaaacctttttcctgctcagactgtggcaaaagcttctctagcAAGGGAAATTTAACAatccatacaagaacacacactggagaaaaaccttttgcctgcccagactgtggcaaaagcttctatgACAAGAAacgtttaaaaatacacacacaaacacacgttgGAGAGAAACCTGTTGCTTGCCCAGACTGTGGAAAACGCTTCTCTtataagtcagatttaacaaaacacacaagaactcacactggagaaaaacctttttcctgcccagactgtggcaaaagcttctctgacaagggaaatttaataaaacacacaagaagacacactgggcaGTTATTGTGCTAA